The following proteins come from a genomic window of Streptomyces sp. NBC_01716:
- a CDS encoding ATP-binding protein, translating to MNPTDPTHPADPGPEGAGPTGTGPAGAGRADDRAAEAADRPNPWGTHPAPARTVELISGDFLITVNPVDGSEIEPCPPGSQPPTPARLDADERAEQRRAGRPPIPPGPGAPPLPLLERQEERERLAELLGRGRSVRLTGSAGSGRTSLIEAVAAECEDLAPDGVVRLSGHHRTVTELLYELYAAVYRSALHRPDRAGLLELVRGIGAIVVVDDLEFGGEPLDELLGAAPECAFLLAVTPDVDAPISRSPLEEVLLGGLGRAASLDLLERATGRSLTDEESNWAGDLWFESEGLPQRFVQAAALLRGRDRLRGDSEAYEADGVFVHEPAGSPQGQGPGQDGLFDDGGLTADGYDIPLPTLGEGAAPAALLASRLSEAARETLRFAVALGGEVPHQAHLPALVGDTHADAAVGELMGAGLLSPVGPRYRLAAGALAQLEAQGYGDEATSRAHVAVQHFTWWAGHPSVTARRASAEADALLAAMTPLVSSGEAGHASSAVLLARGAAPAFMAGLHWGAWERALRIGQEAARIAGEVAEEAYFHHELGILALCVGSLDRARAELETSIGMRGAVADKQGTVSGRRALALVSDRENGNTVVVPHHRADDELPVSPSRGVSMIVPVSHPRSPDDRMTLVTRRDDTPPTGGAAPRRRRPVLGGARRNLVAAGAGAVLAAVLGTVVTLGASGNDTSPTDRVQTDNSTDDDGTAGYDDSTPTDADTEKPAKPAGVPARTDSGTPTPTTSGPGTPDPDNSPSDDPSSPDDDPTSPDPDPSDTRPTPTRTSPSPTPTKTSPSPTTPTTPPPATTTEPPPPPPESATIGLPADPADPAGPTSTDPSATSVQR from the coding sequence ATGAACCCGACCGACCCGACCCATCCGGCGGACCCAGGTCCCGAGGGTGCCGGTCCCACGGGCACAGGTCCCGCGGGCGCCGGGCGCGCCGATGACAGGGCCGCCGAAGCCGCGGACCGGCCGAACCCGTGGGGGACGCACCCGGCGCCCGCGCGCACCGTCGAGCTGATCTCGGGCGACTTCCTGATCACCGTCAACCCGGTCGACGGCAGCGAGATCGAGCCCTGCCCGCCGGGATCGCAACCGCCCACCCCCGCCAGGCTCGACGCCGACGAGCGCGCCGAGCAGCGCCGTGCCGGCCGTCCGCCGATACCGCCAGGCCCCGGCGCGCCTCCGCTCCCGCTGCTGGAGCGTCAGGAGGAGCGCGAGCGACTGGCCGAACTGCTGGGGCGCGGCCGCTCCGTACGGCTCACCGGCTCCGCCGGCTCCGGCCGTACCTCACTGATCGAGGCCGTCGCAGCCGAGTGCGAGGACCTCGCGCCGGACGGGGTCGTACGGCTCTCCGGCCACCACCGCACCGTCACCGAGCTGTTGTACGAGCTGTACGCGGCGGTCTACCGGTCCGCGCTCCACCGCCCCGACCGCGCGGGCCTGTTGGAACTGGTCCGCGGCATCGGCGCGATCGTCGTCGTGGACGACCTCGAATTCGGCGGCGAGCCGCTGGACGAACTCCTCGGCGCCGCACCGGAATGCGCCTTCCTTCTCGCCGTCACGCCGGACGTGGACGCCCCCATCTCGCGCTCGCCCCTCGAAGAGGTCCTGCTCGGCGGACTTGGCCGCGCAGCCTCGCTCGATCTGCTGGAGCGCGCCACCGGGCGGTCGTTGACCGACGAGGAGTCGAACTGGGCCGGTGACCTCTGGTTCGAGTCCGAGGGACTGCCGCAGCGCTTCGTCCAGGCCGCGGCGCTGCTGCGCGGACGCGACCGGCTGCGCGGCGACTCGGAGGCGTACGAGGCGGACGGGGTCTTCGTCCATGAGCCGGCCGGCTCTCCGCAGGGCCAAGGGCCGGGCCAGGACGGGCTGTTCGATGACGGCGGGCTCACCGCCGACGGGTACGACATCCCGCTGCCGACCCTCGGCGAGGGCGCCGCGCCCGCCGCACTGCTCGCCTCCCGGCTCTCCGAGGCCGCGCGTGAGACCTTGCGCTTCGCCGTCGCGCTCGGCGGCGAGGTCCCGCACCAGGCCCATCTGCCTGCCCTGGTGGGCGACACCCACGCCGACGCCGCCGTCGGCGAACTGATGGGCGCCGGCCTGCTCTCACCCGTCGGCCCGCGCTACCGGCTCGCCGCCGGAGCCCTCGCGCAACTGGAGGCGCAGGGGTACGGCGACGAGGCCACGTCCCGCGCGCACGTCGCCGTCCAGCACTTCACCTGGTGGGCCGGCCATCCGTCGGTCACCGCGCGCCGGGCCTCTGCCGAGGCCGACGCGCTGCTGGCCGCGATGACGCCACTGGTCTCCAGCGGCGAGGCGGGGCACGCGAGCTCCGCCGTCCTGCTGGCCAGGGGCGCGGCGCCCGCCTTCATGGCGGGACTGCACTGGGGCGCCTGGGAGCGCGCGCTGCGGATCGGCCAGGAGGCGGCGCGGATCGCCGGAGAGGTCGCCGAAGAGGCGTATTTCCACCACGAGTTGGGGATTCTCGCGCTCTGCGTCGGAAGCCTGGACCGGGCCCGCGCCGAACTGGAGACCTCCATCGGCATGCGCGGGGCGGTGGCGGACAAGCAGGGCACGGTGTCCGGCCGCAGGGCGCTGGCCCTGGTCAGCGACCGTGAGAACGGGAACACGGTGGTCGTCCCCCACCACCGGGCGGACGACGAACTGCCGGTGTCGCCGTCGCGCGGCGTCTCGATGATCGTGCCCGTGTCCCACCCGCGGTCGCCGGACGACCGGATGACGCTGGTGACCCGGCGCGACGACACCCCGCCGACGGGCGGCGCCGCGCCGCGCCGCCGCCGTCCGGTGCTGGGCGGCGCCCGCCGCAACCTGGTCGCCGCGGGCGCGGGCGCGGTGCTCGCCGCCGTACTGGGCACGGTCGTGACACTCGGGGCGTCGGGCAACGACACCTCGCCCACGGACCGGGTCCAGACGGACAACTCGACGGACGACGACGGCACCGCCGGATACGACGACTCGACGCCGACGGACGCGGACACGGAGAAGCCGGCCAAGCCGGCCGGGGTCCCGGCCAGGACGGACTCGGGCACCCCGACGCCCACCACGAGCGGTCCCGGCACCCCGGATCCGGACAACTCCCCGTCGGACGACCCCTCGTCCCCGGACGACGACCCGACCTCACCGGACCCGGACCCGTCCGACACCAGGCCCACCCCGACGAGGACGAGCCCGTCGCCGACCCCCACGAAGACCAGTCCGTCCCCGACGACCCCGACCACGCCCCCGCCGGCGACGACGACGGAACCGCCCCCTCCGCCTCCGGAGTCGGCCACGATCGGCCTCCCGGCGGACCCGGCGGACCCGGCGGGCCCGACGTCGACGGACCCCTCGGCCACGTCCGTACAGCGGTGA
- a CDS encoding STAS domain-containing protein: MYIRGDHAELVVEGRLDVRSAADARTVLHTAVDDGAGDLVLDLTGLDSWDATGLGVIMGAHRRAGRCGRRLVLRGVPAQMQRLLVATRLHRILAIEGGIAAESLPRV, translated from the coding sequence ATGTACATCAGGGGCGACCACGCCGAGCTGGTCGTCGAGGGCCGCCTCGACGTCCGCAGCGCGGCGGACGCCCGTACGGTCCTGCACACGGCTGTCGACGACGGAGCCGGCGACCTGGTGCTCGATCTGACCGGACTCGATTCCTGGGACGCCACGGGCCTCGGCGTCATCATGGGCGCGCACCGGCGGGCCGGCCGGTGCGGTCGCAGACTCGTCCTGCGCGGTGTGCCCGCCCAGATGCAGCGTCTGCTGGTGGCCACGCGGCTGCACCGCATCCTCGCCATCGAGGGCGGCATCGCAGCAGAATCGCTTCCGCGCGTCTGA
- a CDS encoding 3-hydroxyacyl-CoA dehydrogenase family protein — protein sequence MARKLAVIGAGLMGAGIAQVSAQAGWDVVLRDVTDGALTRGRDAIRASYAKFVTKGKLEEADADAALARITTTTDLDAAADADIVVEAVFEKLDIKHEIFRTLDKLVRDDTVLASNTSAIPITKIAAATTRPERVVGAHFFSPVPMMNLCELVRGYKTSDETLATTREFAESVGKTCIVVNRDVAGFVTTRLITALVVEAAKLQESGVATAEDIDIACKLGFGHAMGPLATADLTGIDILLHAADNIYTESQDEKFAAPELMRRMVDAGDIGRKSGQGFYKH from the coding sequence GTGGCCAGGAAGCTCGCCGTCATCGGTGCCGGACTCATGGGGGCCGGAATCGCGCAGGTCTCGGCCCAGGCCGGCTGGGATGTCGTACTCCGGGATGTGACCGACGGGGCCCTGACCCGTGGCAGGGACGCGATCCGCGCCTCGTACGCCAAGTTCGTCACCAAGGGCAAGCTCGAAGAGGCGGACGCGGACGCCGCGCTCGCCCGGATCACCACGACCACCGACCTGGACGCCGCGGCCGACGCCGACATCGTCGTCGAGGCCGTCTTCGAGAAGCTCGACATCAAGCACGAGATCTTCCGGACGCTCGACAAGCTCGTACGTGACGACACCGTCCTCGCCTCCAACACCTCGGCCATCCCGATCACCAAGATCGCCGCGGCGACGACGCGCCCCGAACGGGTCGTGGGCGCGCACTTCTTCTCGCCCGTGCCGATGATGAACCTCTGCGAACTGGTACGCGGCTACAAGACCAGCGACGAAACCCTCGCCACCACACGGGAGTTCGCCGAATCGGTCGGCAAGACCTGCATCGTCGTCAACCGTGACGTCGCGGGCTTCGTCACCACCCGCCTGATCACCGCCCTGGTCGTCGAGGCCGCCAAGCTCCAGGAGTCGGGCGTCGCCACGGCCGAGGACATCGACATCGCGTGCAAGCTCGGCTTCGGCCACGCCATGGGGCCGCTCGCCACCGCCGACCTCACGGGCATCGACATCCTGCTGCACGCCGCCGACAACATCTATACGGAGTCGCAGGACGAGAAGTTCGCGGCGCCCGAGCTGATGCGCCGGATGGTGGACGCGGGTGACATCGGGCGCAAGAGCGGGCAGGGCTTCTACAAGCACTGA
- a CDS encoding cob(I)yrinic acid a,c-diamide adenosyltransferase → MVNLTRIYTRTGDKGTTALGDMSRTAKTDPRIAAYADANEANAVIGTAIALGQLRDDVVKVLVRVQNDLFDVGADLSTPVVEAPEYPPLRVEQTYIDKLESDCDRFLEEVEKLRSFILPGGTAGAALLHQACTVVRRAERSTWGAFETHGETMNPLTATYLNRLSDLLFILARVANKEVGDVLWVPGGER, encoded by the coding sequence ATGGTCAATCTGACGCGTATCTACACACGCACCGGCGACAAGGGCACCACGGCGCTCGGCGACATGAGCCGGACCGCCAAGACCGATCCGCGGATCGCCGCCTACGCCGACGCCAACGAGGCCAACGCCGTCATCGGTACGGCGATCGCTCTGGGGCAGCTCAGGGACGACGTCGTGAAGGTCCTCGTCCGGGTCCAGAACGACCTCTTCGACGTCGGCGCCGACCTCTCCACACCGGTCGTCGAGGCACCGGAGTACCCGCCGCTGCGGGTCGAGCAGACGTACATCGACAAGCTGGAGTCGGACTGCGACCGCTTCCTGGAGGAGGTCGAGAAGCTGCGGAGCTTCATCCTGCCCGGCGGTACCGCGGGGGCGGCGCTGCTGCACCAGGCGTGCACCGTCGTACGGCGCGCGGAGCGCTCGACGTGGGGGGCGTTCGAGACGCACGGGGAGACCATGAACCCGCTGACGGCGACGTATCTCAACCGGCTCTCCGACCTCCTGTTCATCCTGGCCAGGGTGGCCAACAAGGAGGTCGGAGACGTGCTGTGGGTGCCGGGCGGCGAGCGCTGA
- a CDS encoding sensor histidine kinase has product MTAIARPHRDDVLISAAGLLGGLLLWSAGLRLSPGRPLGDSWELVPLAVMAGATLLRRTAPRTSLTIATLAVVADQFTSGSLATVALFTDVVYAAVLYGSPSAARRIPWSTALITVLVSIGSVAWLRSAEGLLLGAVVAIVAFAPATTGVLVRNHRDAAEAARLRAQQTALLAEIDRTQAVTAERARMARELHDMVANHLSAIAIHSTAALSLHDARTTEDALAVIRENSVAGLAEMRRLIGLLRDSGDDRKPAPAPTLGALDSLVEQARTTGASSGLTFVLEDRRGEDAPLPAPVEMAAYRIVQESLTNALKHAPRGLVTVCLERSRRALRVEVVSPYGDRPGPRAPGSGAGLVGMRERVALLDGEFGAGPVTADDGAGPKTWRVRAELPVQERGGTS; this is encoded by the coding sequence GTGACCGCAATCGCGCGCCCGCACCGGGACGACGTCCTCATCTCGGCGGCCGGCCTCCTCGGCGGCCTGCTGCTGTGGTCGGCCGGGCTGCGCCTGTCGCCCGGCCGGCCTCTGGGAGACTCCTGGGAACTGGTGCCGCTCGCCGTGATGGCCGGCGCCACGCTGCTGCGCCGGACAGCGCCCCGTACCTCGCTGACGATCGCCACGCTCGCCGTCGTCGCCGACCAGTTCACCTCGGGCAGCCTGGCGACGGTCGCGCTCTTCACGGACGTCGTGTACGCGGCGGTCCTGTACGGGTCCCCGTCCGCGGCCCGCCGTATCCCGTGGAGTACGGCGCTGATCACCGTCCTCGTGAGCATCGGCTCCGTCGCGTGGCTGCGCTCGGCGGAGGGTCTTCTCCTCGGCGCGGTCGTGGCCATCGTCGCCTTCGCCCCCGCCACCACCGGGGTGCTGGTGCGCAACCACCGCGACGCCGCCGAGGCGGCCAGGTTGCGGGCCCAGCAGACCGCGCTGCTCGCGGAGATCGACCGCACCCAGGCCGTGACGGCCGAGCGCGCGCGGATGGCCCGTGAGCTGCACGACATGGTCGCCAACCATCTGTCGGCCATCGCGATCCACTCCACCGCCGCGCTCTCCCTCCACGACGCGCGCACCACCGAGGACGCGCTGGCGGTGATCCGGGAGAACAGCGTCGCCGGACTGGCGGAGATGCGGCGGCTGATCGGGCTGTTGCGGGACAGCGGCGACGACCGGAAGCCGGCCCCGGCGCCGACGCTGGGGGCGCTCGACTCGCTCGTGGAGCAGGCGCGTACGACCGGCGCGTCCAGCGGGCTCACGTTCGTGCTGGAGGACCGTCGGGGCGAGGATGCGCCGCTGCCGGCGCCGGTGGAGATGGCCGCGTACCGCATCGTCCAGGAGTCGCTGACCAACGCGCTCAAGCACGCGCCGCGCGGCCTGGTGACGGTCTGTCTGGAACGCTCGCGGCGCGCTCTGCGCGTCGAGGTCGTCAGCCCGTACGGCGACCGGCCGGGCCCCCGCGCACCGGGCTCCGGCGCGGGGCTGGTCGGGATGCGGGAGCGAGTCGCGCTGCTGGACGGCGAGTTCGGGGCCGGACCGGTCACGGCGGACGACGGGGCCGGGCCGAAGACATGGCGGGTACGGGCGGAACTGCCCGTCCAGGAGAGGGGCGGCACTTCATGA
- a CDS encoding response regulator transcription factor, with product MTIRVLVAEDQSAVRAGLVLILRSSPEIEVVGEAGDGEEAVRLARELRPDLVLMDVQMPRLDGVSATRQVVGEKLADVLVLTTFDLDEYVFGALRAGASGFLLKNTEAKALIEAVRTVARGEGLIAPAVTRRLIAEFAAPKAVRSPDAPDLSVLDALTRREREVLSSLGDGLSNAEIAVRLDMAEATVKTHVSRLLGKLELRSRVQAAVLAQELGI from the coding sequence ATGACGATCCGGGTTCTGGTGGCCGAGGACCAGTCGGCGGTGCGCGCGGGGCTCGTGCTGATCCTGCGCAGCTCGCCGGAGATCGAGGTCGTCGGCGAGGCGGGGGACGGCGAGGAGGCCGTCCGGCTGGCCCGTGAACTCCGCCCGGACCTGGTGCTGATGGATGTGCAGATGCCCCGGCTCGACGGGGTGTCGGCGACCCGGCAGGTGGTCGGCGAGAAGCTGGCCGACGTCCTCGTACTGACGACGTTCGACCTCGACGAGTACGTCTTCGGCGCGCTGCGCGCCGGGGCCTCCGGGTTCCTGCTGAAGAACACCGAGGCGAAGGCCCTGATCGAGGCGGTGCGGACGGTGGCGCGCGGCGAGGGGCTGATCGCACCGGCCGTGACGCGGCGGCTGATCGCGGAGTTCGCCGCCCCGAAGGCCGTACGGTCGCCGGACGCACCGGATCTCTCGGTGCTGGACGCGCTCACCCGGCGCGAGCGCGAGGTGCTGTCGAGTCTGGGCGACGGGCTGTCGAACGCGGAGATCGCGGTACGGCTCGACATGGCCGAGGCGACGGTCAAGACGCATGTGAGCAGGCTGCTGGGCAAGCTGGAGCTGCGCAGCCGGGTGCAAGCGGCGGTGCTGGCACAAGAGTTGGGGATCTGA
- a CDS encoding glycosyl hydrolase family 18 protein — protein sequence MSTSTPARRTRLRSRSVAALTALLLPLAAMVGLASPAEAATSATATYTKKSDWGTGFEGSWTVKNTGTTTLSSWTVEWDFPAGTGVGSAWDATVTKSGTNHWTAKNVGWNGTLNPGASVTFGFNGTGSGAGSPTNCKLNGASCDGGSVPGDSAPTAPGTPTASEVTNTSAKLSWSAATDDKGIKNYDVLRDGSKIATVTGTTYTNTGLTAGTSYSYSVQARDTADQTGPVSGSVAVKTTGGGTDPGTPPGDQVKLGYFTEWGVYDRNYHVKNIVTSGSASKITHINYSFGNVQGGKCTIGDSYAAYDKAYTADQSVDGVADTWDQPLRGNFNQLRKLKAANPNIKVLWSFGGWTWSGGFGDAVKNPAAFAQSCYDLVEDPRWADVFDGIDLDWEYPNACGLSCDTSGPAAMKNMVQAMRAKFGANYLVTAAVTADASSGGKIDATDYAGASQYMNWLNVMTYDFFGAFAAQGPTAPHSPLTSYPGIPQAGFNSADAIAKYKAQGVPAKKLLLGIGFYGRGWTGVTQAAPGGTATGAAPGTYEAGIEDYKVLKNTCPPTGTVGGTSYAKCGSNWWSYDTPATIASKMTWAKGQGLGGAFFWDFTGDTANGELVTAISNGLK from the coding sequence TTGAGCACCAGCACACCCGCCCGAAGAACCAGACTCAGATCCAGATCCGTCGCGGCGCTGACCGCACTGCTCCTCCCCCTCGCCGCCATGGTCGGTCTGGCCTCCCCCGCCGAGGCCGCGACGTCGGCGACCGCCACGTACACCAAGAAGTCCGACTGGGGCACCGGCTTCGAAGGCTCGTGGACGGTGAAGAACACCGGCACCACGACCCTCAGCTCCTGGACCGTCGAGTGGGACTTCCCCGCCGGCACCGGCGTGGGCTCCGCCTGGGACGCCACGGTCACCAAGAGCGGCACCAACCACTGGACCGCCAAGAACGTCGGCTGGAACGGCACCCTCAACCCGGGCGCCTCCGTCACCTTCGGCTTCAACGGCACCGGCTCCGGCGCCGGTTCCCCCACCAACTGCAAGCTCAACGGCGCCTCCTGCGACGGCGGCAGTGTCCCCGGCGACTCGGCACCCACCGCCCCGGGCACGCCCACCGCGAGCGAGGTCACCAACACGTCGGCCAAGCTCAGCTGGAGCGCCGCCACCGACGACAAGGGCATCAAGAACTACGACGTCCTGCGCGACGGTTCGAAGATCGCCACGGTCACCGGTACGACGTACACGAACACCGGCCTGACCGCGGGCACCAGCTACTCCTACAGCGTCCAGGCCCGTGACACGGCCGACCAGACCGGACCGGTCAGCGGCTCGGTCGCCGTGAAGACCACCGGCGGCGGCACGGACCCGGGCACCCCGCCCGGCGACCAGGTCAAGCTCGGCTACTTCACCGAGTGGGGCGTCTACGACCGCAACTACCACGTCAAGAACATCGTGACGTCCGGCAGCGCGTCGAAGATCACGCACATCAACTACTCGTTCGGCAACGTCCAGGGCGGCAAGTGCACCATCGGTGACAGCTACGCCGCGTACGACAAGGCGTACACCGCCGACCAGTCCGTGGACGGCGTCGCCGACACCTGGGACCAGCCGCTGCGCGGCAACTTCAACCAGCTGCGCAAGCTCAAGGCCGCCAACCCGAACATCAAGGTCCTCTGGTCCTTCGGCGGCTGGACCTGGTCCGGCGGCTTCGGTGACGCGGTGAAGAACCCGGCCGCCTTCGCGCAGTCCTGCTACGACCTGGTCGAGGACCCGCGCTGGGCCGATGTCTTCGACGGCATCGACCTGGACTGGGAGTACCCGAACGCCTGTGGTCTGAGCTGTGACACCAGCGGCCCCGCGGCGATGAAGAACATGGTGCAGGCCATGCGCGCCAAGTTCGGTGCCAACTACCTGGTCACCGCGGCCGTCACCGCCGACGCCTCCAGCGGCGGCAAGATCGACGCCACCGACTACGCGGGCGCCTCGCAGTACATGAACTGGCTCAACGTCATGACGTACGACTTCTTCGGCGCCTTCGCCGCGCAGGGCCCCACGGCCCCGCACTCCCCGCTCACCTCGTACCCGGGCATCCCGCAGGCCGGCTTCAACTCCGCCGACGCGATCGCCAAGTACAAGGCGCAGGGCGTCCCGGCCAAGAAGCTGCTCCTCGGCATCGGCTTCTACGGACGCGGCTGGACCGGCGTCACCCAGGCCGCTCCTGGCGGTACGGCGACGGGCGCCGCGCCCGGCACGTACGAGGCGGGCATCGAGGACTACAAGGTCCTCAAGAACACCTGCCCGCCCACCGGCACCGTCGGCGGCACCTCGTACGCCAAGTGCGGCAGCAACTGGTGGAGCTACGACACCCCGGCGACGATCGCGTCCAAGATGACCTGGGCGAAGGGCCAGGGCCTCGGCGGCGCGTTCTTCTGGGACTTCACCGGTGACACCGCGAACGGCGAACTGGTCACCGCGATCAGCAACGGTCTGAAGTAG
- a CDS encoding DUF2550 domain-containing protein: MVLALLVCGLVVVLVAVGLFVFGLRRRLIQRSGGTFDCSLRWNVAEEPDTTGKGWVYGVARYSGDRINWFRVFSYAPRPRRSLERSAIEVRARRAPEGEEELALLSDSVVLGCVHKGTRLELAMSEDALTGFLAWLEAAPPGQRVNVA; this comes from the coding sequence ATGGTCCTCGCGCTGCTTGTCTGCGGACTGGTCGTCGTGCTGGTTGCGGTGGGGCTCTTCGTCTTCGGGCTGCGCCGGCGGCTGATCCAGCGGTCCGGCGGCACCTTCGACTGTTCGCTGCGCTGGAACGTGGCGGAGGAGCCCGACACGACCGGCAAGGGCTGGGTGTACGGCGTGGCCCGCTACAGCGGCGACCGGATCAACTGGTTCCGGGTCTTCTCGTACGCGCCCAGGCCCCGCCGGAGCCTTGAGCGCTCGGCCATCGAGGTGCGCGCCAGGCGCGCCCCCGAGGGCGAGGAGGAGCTGGCGCTGCTCTCCGACTCCGTCGTGCTCGGCTGTGTCCACAAAGGGACGCGCCTGGAGCTGGCGATGAGTGAGGACGCGCTGACCGGCTTCCTCGCCTGGCTGGAGGCGGCACCGCCCGGCCAGCGGGTGAACGTGGCCTGA